A genomic segment from Tuwongella immobilis encodes:
- a CDS encoding DUF1464 family protein → MPRVAGTDPGTSSLDLLILQDGIVVDQTRIPAEQLRQNPTAPTEWLHARGPFDLIAGPSGYGVPMRRASEMTPRELAEMALVRPDERGRSQGIGGFSAMLRSLCESGLPVMFLPGVIHLPTVPPHRRLHRIDMGTPDKVCVAALALRQDRLLGYSVNQATFAVLELGSAFTALMVVHAGQIVDGVGGTSGPMGLVSRGAWDGEAAYLLSPLTKRDLFDGGAGLLPDRQLAGDALRESILASVLGRRAIVPFDRLYWSGRLPEVEPNWAAAILSELSRHLTVIPLDSLPGAWVKHATQGAAWIADALATGEAASSLASLELSAARGSVLDHLPGPRGDAVRQAFADGV, encoded by the coding sequence ATGCCACGTGTCGCCGGCACCGATCCGGGAACTAGTTCGCTGGATCTACTGATTCTGCAAGACGGAATCGTCGTCGATCAAACGCGGATTCCCGCCGAGCAACTGCGGCAGAATCCCACCGCTCCCACCGAGTGGCTTCACGCACGCGGCCCGTTCGATCTCATTGCCGGGCCAAGCGGTTACGGCGTGCCGATGCGCCGCGCCTCGGAAATGACTCCCCGCGAACTCGCCGAAATGGCACTGGTGCGGCCCGATGAACGCGGTCGATCGCAGGGGATCGGCGGCTTCTCCGCAATGCTCCGCAGTCTCTGCGAATCGGGGTTGCCGGTGATGTTTCTGCCCGGCGTTATCCACCTGCCCACGGTGCCGCCGCATCGCCGTCTCCATCGCATCGACATGGGCACGCCGGACAAAGTCTGTGTCGCCGCACTCGCATTGCGACAAGATCGATTATTGGGATATTCCGTCAATCAAGCGACGTTTGCCGTCCTGGAACTCGGCTCCGCATTCACCGCGCTAATGGTGGTTCACGCCGGGCAAATTGTCGATGGTGTTGGCGGCACCAGCGGGCCAATGGGGCTGGTGTCGCGTGGCGCATGGGACGGCGAGGCGGCGTATCTGCTCAGCCCGTTGACCAAGCGGGATCTGTTCGATGGCGGCGCGGGATTGCTGCCGGATCGCCAATTGGCGGGCGATGCGCTGCGGGAATCGATCCTTGCATCGGTGTTGGGACGCCGGGCGATTGTGCCGTTCGATCGCCTCTATTGGTCGGGCCGATTGCCGGAGGTGGAGCCGAATTGGGCGGCGGCAATTCTGTCGGAATTATCCCGACATTTGACGGTGATTCCGCTCGATTCGCTGCCCGGTGCCTGGGTGAAGCATGCGACGCAAGGTGCGGCGTGGATTGCGGATGCGCTCGCAACTGGCGAGGCCGCGTCGAGTTTGGCCAGCTTGGAATTGTCGGCCGCGCGTGGCAGTGTGCTGGATCATCTGCCCGGTCCGCGTGGCGATGCCGTTCGGCAAGCGTTTGCGGATGGTGTCTGA